The proteins below come from a single Paramormyrops kingsleyae isolate MSU_618 chromosome 25, PKINGS_0.4, whole genome shotgun sequence genomic window:
- the LOC111837301 gene encoding uncharacterized protein: protein MKTAFVFIVILGATFAIPGRGDSDEEDVEPGGKVESEDSGQTENDRKDSGEANDSDGDASDCDGDASDVDGDASDSDGDASEGGISDEDKSNETESEGNEKIKGREADEGRNNIHVGEEETEEKRNGMEVDSNDEADEENDTERTDEDGDDNEMGEKRQENGADAKRNKTEEDSDGVEDTTKVQEKVEDTNTTGDCQVTQQDKQGGKSDTDGGDSDGEERQESEGDGDSGDTRDENGDEESEEAKGNLEVHFEGDGAEHSVGVEANDDGETVVEDRGGITPVYGGDTEEDSEDDDDEVNREDQDDREIGDDENEDGQEGNTEGVNEGEKSEESSEEEEGDSEDTGE from the exons ATGAAGACTGCTTTTGTGTTCATCGTCATCTTGGGCGCGACCTTTGCCATACCA GGCCGAGGAGATTCTGATGAAGAAGACGTAGAACCTGGCGGCAAAGTGGAAAGTGAAGATAGTGGACAGACAGAGAACGACAGAAAGGACAGTGGCGAAGCCAATGACAGTGATGGGGATGCCAGTGACTGTGATGGGGATGCCAGTGACGTTGATGGTGATGCCAGTGACAGTGATGGAGATGCCAGTGAAGGTGGAATCAGTGATGAGGATAAGAGTAATGAAACTGAGAGTGAGgggaatgaaaaaataaaaggcAGAGAGGCAGATGAAGGCAGGAATAACATCCATGTAGGGGAAGAAGAGACTGAGGAGAAGAGAAATGGCATGGAGGTGGACAGCAATGATGAAGCAGATGAAGAAAATGACACAGAAAGAACTGATGAAGATGGAGATGATAATGAAATGGGTGAAAAACGTCAAGAAAATGGTGCCGATGCAAAGAGAAATAAAACAGAGGAAGATAGTGATGGTGTAGAAGATACTACCAAGGTTCAGGAGAAGGTGGAGGATACGAACACGACTGGAGACTGCCAAGTGACACAACAGGACAAGCAAGGTGGGAAGAGTGACACAGATGGTGGAGACAGTGATGGGGAAGAGAGACAGGAAAGTGAAGGAGATGGAGACAGTGGAGACACTAGGGATGAAAATGGAGACGAGGAAAGTGAGGAAGCGAAGGGGAATCTTGAAGTTCACTTTGAAGGTGACGGGGCTGAGCACAGTGTTGGCGTTGAAGCCAATGATGATGGAGAGACTGTTGTGGAAGACAGAGGAGGAATCACCCCTGTTTATGGTGGAGACACTGAGGAAGACAGTGAAGATGACGATGATGAAGTGAACCGTGAAGACCAAGATGATAGGGAGATAGGGGACGATGAAAATGAAGACGGTCAAGAAGGAAACACCGAGGGAGTAAATGAAGGTGAAAAGAGTGAGGAGAgcagtgaggaagaggagggtgaTTCTGAAGATACTGGGGAGTAG
- the tnip2 gene encoding TNFAIP3-interacting protein 2 translates to MSDRSSVGVDPACHRADPAMENFQVENEVPRTKAQSFNTINTLFHESCREVGVLTHQMRQKDGLITDLRARLARYEGASVRQDGEEPVVFGPSKSLIDTLFEEISMLKQELKDTERQAAQQSETSKLEMERLRQQVTALEQEMYRLTRQPEHEKDLEIQRLRRALREQDKAQATRTVLCNSLAEEADQLRSQLGTTVRVCQDLLRRIEGKNEPLGSVDSKTHAPQGRKFTDSAAAQQFTALELKLQKENEVLKQRVAYVESLNAKWQKYDSSREEYVKGLCQKLKELNVGLLQQEIGRLNQLLQQKIEECDRLSRELEESKRADRERIDMLEQQVLTYVDDFKSERADRERAQSRIQDLEEKVRQLEQQLRQQDSLDRSSSCRMPWDSGRTHTSTADGEPLMRSSAERQGTSRQGSGSTQGATRAERPSPTQLQCPHCYTQYDDEHTVEYWRHCDECVHF, encoded by the exons ATGTCAGATCGGAGCAGCGTCGGCGTGGATCCTGCGTGCCACCGGGCGGACCCGGCGATGGAAAACTTCCAGGTGGAGAATGAGGTGCCGAGAACCAAAGCTCAAAGCTTCAACACCATCAACACGCTGTTCCACGAATCGTGCCGGGAGGTCGGCGTACTGACGCACCAGATGCGCCAAAAGGACGGTCTGATAACCGATCTCAGAGCCAGACTGGCCAGATACGAGGGCGCCAGCGTGCGGCAGGACGGAGAGGAGCCCGTCGTCTTTGGGCCCTCTAAATCTTTGATAGACACCCTATTTGAAGAGATTTCAATGCTGAAACAAGAACTTAAAGATACTGAGAGACAGGCGGCCCAGCAGTCGGAGACGAGCAAACTG GAGATGGAGAGATTGCGGCAGCAGGTAACTGCCCTGGAGCAGGAGATGTACCGGCTGACGCGGCAGCCCGAGCATGAGAAGGACCTGGAGATCCAGCGTTTGCGGCGGGCGCTTAGGGAGCAGGACAAGGCGCAGGCTACCAGGACCGTGCTGTGCAACTCGCTGGCCGAAGAAGCAGATCAGCTCCGGTCTCAGCTCGGGACCACGGTGCGGGTGTGTCAGGACCTGCTCCGGCGTATCGAGGGCAAGAACGAGCCTCTTGGCTCGGTCGACAGCAAGACGCATGCGCCACAAGGCAGAAAG TTTACAGATTCTGCGGCTGCACAGCAGTTCACTGCACTAGAGTTGAAACTTCAAAAGGAGAATGAAGTGTTAAAACAGCGCGTGGCCTAT GTAGAGAGCCTGAACGCCAAGTGGCAGAAATACGACTCAAGCCGGGAGGAGTACGTCAAGGGCCTGTGTCAGAAGCTGAAGGAGCTCAACGTGGGGCTGCTCCAGCAGGAGATCGGGAGACTCAACCAGCTGTTGCAGCAGAAGATCGAGGAGTGTGACAGACTGagcagggagctggaggagtcCAAGCGAGCTGACAGGGAGCGCATCGACATGCTGGAGCAGCAG GTGCTCACCTACGTGGACGACTTCAAGTCCGAGCGGGCCGACCGCGAGCGGGCACAGAGTCGGATTCAGGACCTGGAGGAGAAGGTCAGGCAACTCGAGCAGCAGCTCCGTCAGCAG GATTCCCTAGACCGGTCGTCCTCCTGTAGAATGCCATGGGACTCGGGACGGACACACACCAGCACCGCTGACGGCGAGCCCTTGATGAGGAGCAGTGCCGAGCGGCAGGGGACGAGTCGGCAGGGCAGCGGGTCGACACAGGGGGCCACACGGGCCGAGCGGCCGAGTCCCACCCAGCTACAGTGCCCCCACTGTTACACCCAGTACGATGACGAGCACACGGTTGAATACTGGAGACACTGTGACGAGTGCGTCCACTTTTGA